From Xiphophorus couchianus chromosome 4, X_couchianus-1.0, whole genome shotgun sequence, a single genomic window includes:
- the phf10 gene encoding PHD finger protein 10 gives MAAVLPIRPPCDSNPATPGAQSLKEDVIDEVSNDGSQPPKRRRMGSGDSSRSCDTFSQELGATYFPAENLTEYKWPPDDTGEYYMLQEQVSEYLGVTSFKRKYPDMERRDLSHKEKLYLREQNVITETQCTLGLTALRSDEVIDLMIKEYPSKHAEYSVILQERERQRIAKEYSQMQQQNPQKVEASKVPEYIKEAAKKAAEFNSNFNRERMEERRAYFDLQTHVIQVPQGRFKVLAPELTKTGPYPVALIPGQFQDYYKRYSPNELRYLPLNTALYEPPLDPELPAPDSEPDSDDADEAKDNKNNKNSSDSSSGNTSDVESQEDGGGHRQKSKAKDRTSTPGKDQRHSHKATPGYKPKVIPNAICGICQKGKEANRRGRPEALIHCSQCDNSGHPSCLDMSEELVSVIQTYRWQCMECKTCTVCRQPHHEDEMMFCDKCDRGYHTFCVGMDEIPTGLWVCEVCDKDFATPKKKGVKTPKKSKSAQK, from the exons atggCAGCTGTACTCCCCATCAGACCGCCATGCGATAGCAACCCCGCCACTCCAGGAGCACAATCACTAAAG GAAGATGTAATAGATGAGGTTTCCAACGACGGCAGTCAGCCTCCCAAAAGAAGGAGAATGGGTTCAGGAGACAGCTCCCGAAGCTGTGACACCTTCAGCCAAGAGCTCGG AGCGACATATTTTCCAGCTGAGAACCTGACAGAGTATAAGTGGCCACCTGATGACACAGGAGAGTATTACATGCTGCAGGAGCAGGTCAGCGAGTATCTGGGAGTGACATCATTCAAGAGGAAGTATCCTG ATATGGAGAGGCGAGATTTGTCCCACAAAGAGAAGCTCTATCTTCGAGAACAAAATGTCATTACGGAGACACAGTGCACTCTGG GCCTCACAGCTCTGCGAAGCGACGAAGTGATAGATCTGATGATCAAGGAGTATCCTTCCAAACATGCCGAGTATTCTGTCATACTGCAAGAAAGGGAGCGACAGAGAATAGCGAAAGAGTACTCT caaatgcagcagcagaaccCTCAGAAGGTCGAGGCCAGCAAGGTTCCTGAGTACATAAAGGAGGCTGCGAAAAAAGCCGCAGAGTTTAACAGCAACTTCAACAGGGAGCGTATGGAAGAGAGGAGAGCTTATTTTGACCTTCAGACCCAC GTTATCCAGGTACCACAGGGCAGATTCAAGGTACTTGCTCCAGAGTTAACCAAAACCGGGCCTTACCCTGTGGCTCTCATACCAGGACAGTTCCAAGATTACTACAAAAG GTACTCGCCCAATGAGTTGCGCTATTTGCCGCTGAACACCGCTCTGTATGAGCCTCCACTGGATCCAGAGCTTCCTGCTCCAGATTCAGAGCCCGACTCGGACGATGCAGATGAGGCCAAGGACAACAAGAACAACAAGAATTCATCA GACAGCTCTTCAGGAAACACCTCTGACGTGGAGAGCCAGGAGGACGGAGGAGGACATCGTCAGAAGTCCAAAGCCAAAGACAGGACGTCAACGCCGGGAAAAGACCAGCGCCACTCTCACAAAGCCACTCCAGGGTACAAG CCTAAAGTCATTCCAAATGCTATTTGTGGCATTTGCCAGAAGGGTAAAGAGGCCAACAGGAGAGGCAGGCCGGAGGCTCTCATTCACTGCTCCCAGTGTGACAACAGCG GCCATCCGTCCTGCTTGGACATGAGCGAGGAGCTGGTGAGCGTGATCCAGACGTACCGCTGGCAGTGCATGGAGTGTAAGACGTGCACCGTGTGCCGCCAGCCGCACCATGAGGACGAGATGATGTTCTGTGACAAGTGTGACCGCGGCTACCACACCTTCTGCGTGGGCATGGATGAAATACCTACAG GTCTTTGGGTGTGTGAGGTTTGTGACAAAGACTTCGCAACACCCAAGAAGAAAGGAGTAAAAACACCGAAGAAGTCTAAATCGGCTCAGAAATGA